A single genomic interval of Picosynechococcus sp. PCC 7003 harbors:
- the uvrB gene encoding excinuclease ABC subunit UvrB, whose translation MSNGSNVLFRLHAPFTPTGDQPRAIAKLVKSLESQAKYQTLLGATGTGKTFTMAAVIAQMQKPTLVLAHNKTLAAQLCNELRQFFPDNAVEYFISYYDYYQPEAYIPVTDTYIEKTASINDEIDMLRHSATRSLFERKDVIVVASISCIYGLGIPSEYLKAALSLKVGEELDQRAVLRQLVTVQYNRNDTDLRRGNFRVKGDILEIVPAYEDRVIRVEFFGDEIDAIRLLDPTTGEILQSLDQINIYPARHFVTPQEQLAIACEQIKTELAQQLTFLEAENKLLEAQRLKQRTSYDLELLQEVGYCNGVENYSRFLAGREAGSPPECLIDYFPEDWLLVVDESHVTVPQIRGMYNGDQARKKVLIDHGFRLPSAADNRPLKSEEFWQKVNQCVFVSATPGNWEIEQSEARVIEQVIRPTGVVDPEIYVRPTEGQVDDLLGEIRQREKLKERVLITTLTKRMAEDLTDYFSDQGVAVQYLHSEIKSIERIEILQALRKGEFDVLIGVNLLREGLDLPEVSLVAIMDADKEGFLRAERSLIQTIGRAARHVRGQAILYADNLTDSMAKAIAETERRRKIQIEYNKKHNITPQPIKKRDENAILSFLDISRRLNTQQLQQVVEHAEAVPLEKIPEVIKQLEEEMKDAAKNLEFEQAALLRDQIKKLRHQLLGNHDN comes from the coding sequence ATGTCTAACGGGAGTAATGTTTTGTTTCGTCTCCACGCCCCTTTTACCCCCACCGGCGATCAACCCCGGGCGATCGCCAAACTGGTCAAATCCTTAGAATCCCAAGCCAAATATCAGACCCTATTGGGGGCGACGGGCACAGGCAAAACCTTTACGATGGCGGCGGTGATCGCCCAGATGCAGAAACCCACCCTCGTTTTGGCGCACAACAAAACCCTCGCAGCCCAGCTTTGTAACGAGTTACGGCAATTTTTCCCCGACAACGCCGTGGAATATTTCATTAGTTATTACGACTACTACCAACCGGAAGCCTACATTCCTGTCACCGATACCTATATTGAAAAAACCGCTTCGATCAATGATGAGATTGATATGTTGCGCCACTCCGCCACGCGATCGCTCTTTGAACGCAAAGATGTGATTGTGGTGGCTTCCATTAGTTGCATTTACGGGTTAGGAATTCCGAGCGAATATTTAAAGGCGGCTCTTTCTCTAAAAGTAGGTGAAGAACTCGATCAACGGGCGGTACTGCGGCAACTTGTGACCGTGCAATATAACCGTAATGATACGGATTTAAGGCGCGGCAATTTTCGGGTGAAAGGGGATATTTTAGAAATTGTGCCCGCCTATGAAGATCGGGTGATTCGCGTCGAATTTTTCGGCGATGAAATTGATGCGATTCGCCTGTTAGATCCTACCACTGGGGAAATTTTGCAAAGCCTTGATCAAATCAATATTTATCCAGCGCGTCACTTTGTTACGCCCCAAGAACAGTTGGCGATCGCCTGCGAACAAATTAAAACTGAACTCGCTCAACAACTCACTTTTTTAGAAGCAGAAAATAAACTCCTCGAAGCCCAACGGTTAAAGCAACGCACCAGCTACGATCTCGAACTATTACAGGAAGTTGGTTACTGTAATGGTGTTGAAAACTATTCTCGTTTTTTGGCTGGTCGTGAAGCTGGCTCTCCCCCGGAATGTTTAATCGATTATTTCCCCGAAGATTGGCTTTTAGTCGTTGATGAATCCCATGTCACCGTGCCCCAAATTCGGGGGATGTATAACGGCGACCAAGCCCGAAAAAAGGTATTAATTGATCATGGTTTTCGCTTACCCAGTGCCGCCGATAATCGACCCTTAAAATCTGAAGAATTTTGGCAAAAAGTCAATCAATGTGTGTTTGTTTCGGCGACCCCCGGCAATTGGGAAATTGAACAATCAGAAGCACGGGTAATTGAACAGGTAATCCGTCCTACTGGGGTCGTTGATCCTGAAATTTATGTGCGTCCCACCGAAGGACAAGTGGATGATTTATTAGGGGAAATTCGTCAGCGCGAAAAACTCAAAGAACGGGTTTTAATTACCACTCTAACCAAACGCATGGCAGAGGATTTAACGGATTATTTCAGTGACCAAGGGGTAGCGGTTCAATATCTCCATTCTGAGATTAAATCCATTGAGCGCATCGAAATTTTGCAAGCCCTCCGCAAAGGGGAATTTGATGTTTTAATTGGCGTGAATTTACTCCGGGAAGGACTCGATTTACCGGAAGTTTCCCTCGTGGCGATCATGGATGCCGACAAGGAAGGTTTCCTGCGGGCGGAACGTTCCTTAATCCAAACCATCGGGCGGGCTGCCCGTCATGTGCGGGGTCAAGCGATTCTCTACGCCGATAACCTCACCGATAGCATGGCAAAGGCGATCGCCGAAACGGAACGTCGTCGCAAGATCCAGATCGAATACAACAAAAAACACAACATCACCCCCCAACCGATCAAAAAGCGGGACGAAAATGCAATTTTATCTTTCCTCGATATTTCCCGTCGTCTCAATACCCAACAATTGCAGCAGGTCGTAGAACACGCCGAAGCAGTGCCCCTCGAAAAAATCCCCGAGGTGATCAAACAACTAGAAGAAGAAATGAAGGACGCCGCCAAAAATCTCGAATTCGAACAGGCTGCTCTCCTGCGGGATCAAATCAAAAAATTACGCCATCAACTACTCGGCAACCACGATAACTAG
- a CDS encoding GNAT family N-acetyltransferase, translating into MIRPFQTQDILAIAQLFHDTVHTVNAQDYSPAQLRAWAPDDLYFRDWETRCHACFTYVAEEDEQILGFAELSPAGHIGCFYCHKDHQRRGIGRQLYQTLLAQAEQLQLVTLTVEASITAKPFFAALGFRILQEQQVQRHQQTLTNYRMVKPLR; encoded by the coding sequence ATGATTCGTCCGTTTCAAACTCAGGATATTCTGGCGATCGCCCAACTATTCCACGACACCGTCCATACCGTAAATGCTCAAGACTACTCCCCGGCCCAACTGCGAGCCTGGGCGCCGGATGACCTATATTTTCGTGATTGGGAAACCCGTTGTCATGCTTGCTTTACCTACGTTGCCGAAGAGGATGAACAAATCCTTGGGTTTGCGGAACTTTCGCCAGCGGGTCACATTGGCTGTTTCTATTGCCACAAGGATCACCAACGGCGAGGCATTGGTCGCCAACTCTATCAAACACTGCTCGCCCAAGCAGAACAGCTGCAACTCGTCACATTAACCGTCGAAGCCAGCATTACCGCGAAACCTTTTTTTGCAGCCCTGGGGTTTCGGATTCTCCAAGAGCAACAGGTTCAACGCCACCAACAAACATTGACAAACTACCGGATGGTCAAGCCTCTCCGTTAA
- a CDS encoding Uma2 family endonuclease, with product MTTLQVQSVASPFVVDLSAIMPQLKMSDAQFYEFCRTNRDLRIERTATGEVIVMPPAFSDTGNRNAKLLYQVMAWAEQDGTGETFDSSAGFTLPNGSTKSPDVSWIRLERWNQLSTEEKASFAPICPDFVIELRSASDSLKRLQEKMTEYIENGVRLGVLIDRKNQTVHLYRPNQSPQILENPEVVSCEPELQGLVLKMARIW from the coding sequence ATGACAACGTTACAGGTGCAAAGTGTAGCATCGCCCTTTGTGGTAGATTTGTCGGCGATTATGCCCCAACTGAAGATGAGTGATGCGCAATTTTATGAGTTTTGTCGGACAAATCGAGACCTCCGCATTGAACGAACAGCGACGGGGGAAGTAATTGTTATGCCACCTGCTTTTTCGGATACGGGCAATCGAAATGCCAAGTTGCTTTATCAAGTAATGGCTTGGGCAGAGCAAGACGGCACGGGAGAAACGTTTGATTCGAGTGCGGGGTTTACTTTGCCGAATGGTTCCACCAAATCGCCGGATGTGTCGTGGATTCGCTTAGAGCGTTGGAATCAGTTATCGACTGAAGAAAAAGCATCTTTTGCACCCATTTGTCCCGATTTTGTGATTGAGTTACGGTCAGCGAGTGACTCGTTGAAAAGATTACAAGAGAAAATGACGGAATACATTGAAAATGGGGTGCGTTTAGGCGTTCTCATTGATCGAAAAAATCAGACGGTTCATCTCTATCGCCCGAATCAATCGCCACAAATTTTGGAAAATCCAGAGGTTGTCAGTTGTGAGCCAGAGCTTCAAGGTTTAGTCCTCAAAATGGCGCGTATTTGGTGA
- a CDS encoding nucleotidyltransferase family protein: METSIILQESLNKNNIVNFLYQHAQELKDLGVKSLAIFGSVARNEATQDSDVDCLVELEENVGFFEFFQIKNYLEEILDRPVDLGTKDALKEHLRQSVFEDLIHVF, encoded by the coding sequence ATGGAAACATCCATCATCTTGCAAGAATCTTTAAACAAGAACAATATTGTGAATTTCTTATATCAACATGCCCAGGAGTTAAAGGATCTTGGTGTTAAGTCTTTAGCGATATTTGGCTCGGTTGCCAGGAATGAAGCAACCCAAGATAGTGATGTAGATTGTTTGGTTGAACTTGAAGAAAATGTTGGTTTTTTTGAATTTTTTCAAATTAAGAATTATCTTGAAGAAATCCTTGACCGTCCCGTAGACCTTGGTACAAAAGATGCGTTAAAAGAACATTTACGCCAGTCAGTTTTTGAGGATTTAATTCATGTCTTCTAG
- a CDS encoding DUF86 domain-containing protein, which produces MSSSRSEQARIQDILNSITSIQKHVANLDFDDFCGNETIQKAVLYDLIVIGEPAKNISSETQAKANIPWHLMGDMRNIMAHEYFQVNLKITWSTIQNNLPTVIEPLEKLLRNLR; this is translated from the coding sequence ATGTCTTCTAGTAGATCTGAGCAGGCAAGAATTCAGGATATTTTAAATTCAATCACCAGCATTCAAAAACATGTTGCCAATCTGGATTTTGATGATTTTTGTGGCAATGAGACAATTCAAAAAGCAGTTCTGTATGATTTGATTGTTATTGGGGAACCCGCAAAAAATATATCGTCTGAGACCCAAGCCAAAGCTAATATTCCTTGGCATTTAATGGGTGATATGCGGAACATCATGGCCCATGAGTATTTTCAAGTCAATCTAAAAATCACTTGGTCTACGATACAAAATAATTTACCAACAGTGATTGAGCCGTTAGAAAAGTTGTTACGTAATCTTCGATAA
- a CDS encoding type II toxin-antitoxin system RelE/ParE family toxin: protein MPNKTPIQVETSAVFRRNLRKLAKKYRNIKKDIQPIIEALSQGKLPGDQIPGVNYPVFKLRVRNTDVQKGKSGGYRLIYYLKTDTGIILLTLYTKSERANIAPEDIRQIIEDYSN, encoded by the coding sequence ATGCCGAATAAAACCCCCATCCAAGTTGAAACGTCGGCTGTTTTTCGCCGCAATCTCCGTAAACTCGCAAAGAAATATCGCAATATTAAAAAAGACATTCAGCCGATTATCGAAGCCCTCAGCCAAGGCAAGTTGCCAGGTGATCAAATTCCCGGCGTGAACTATCCTGTTTTTAAACTCAGAGTCCGCAATACTGATGTTCAAAAAGGGAAAAGTGGCGGTTATCGCTTAATCTATTACCTCAAGACTGATACAGGCATTATTCTACTGACGCTGTACACAAAATCTGAAAGAGCGAATATTGCGCCTGAAGATATCCGCCAAATTATAGAAGACTATTCAAATTAG
- a CDS encoding ABC transporter permease: MNLKRIWAIASNCFREVIRDRILYFLGFYGLVFALAVRILPDVSATAGAKIVVDFGLGMIGILSVLVAVFVGTGLVNKEIEKRTILVLIPKPISRAELIVGKHLGLSAVVAVMLVAMGIVYFALLAWSQSMMPLLWQGSTVPLGPISLSLGYLFIELMLIIAVAIAFGVFTSSLLATLFSFGIYLMGHFSTDLVRLGELSQNTGVQWITENLYKVLPDLSRLNFRNEVVYGVVPDGQTLLLSAIYGIVYVILLQAIAIFIFSRRQF; this comes from the coding sequence ATGAATCTTAAGCGCATTTGGGCGATCGCCAGTAATTGTTTCCGAGAAGTGATCCGCGATCGCATTTTGTATTTTTTGGGTTTTTATGGCCTTGTGTTTGCCCTGGCGGTACGGATTTTACCCGATGTGTCGGCGACGGCAGGGGCGAAGATCGTCGTGGACTTTGGCCTGGGGATGATCGGCATTCTCAGTGTGCTGGTGGCTGTTTTCGTGGGCACAGGCTTGGTCAACAAAGAAATTGAAAAACGCACGATCCTGGTGCTAATTCCTAAACCCATTAGCCGCGCCGAACTAATTGTCGGGAAGCATTTGGGGCTTTCGGCGGTGGTGGCGGTGATGCTAGTTGCCATGGGGATTGTTTACTTCGCGCTCTTGGCCTGGTCACAAAGTATGATGCCGCTGCTGTGGCAAGGGTCAACGGTACCGCTGGGGCCAATTTCCCTTTCCCTCGGTTATTTATTTATTGAGTTAATGCTGATCATTGCCGTGGCGATCGCCTTTGGGGTATTTACCAGTTCTCTCTTGGCAACTTTATTTTCCTTTGGGATTTACCTCATGGGCCACTTCAGCACTGACCTAGTAAGGTTGGGGGAATTGAGCCAAAATACGGGTGTCCAGTGGATCACTGAAAATCTCTATAAAGTTCTGCCAGATTTATCGCGCCTAAATTTCCGTAATGAGGTGGTTTACGGGGTGGTTCCTGATGGCCAAACCCTACTCCTGAGCGCAATTTATGGCATCGTCTATGTAATTCTGCTCCAGGCGATCGCCATCTTTATTTTCAGTCGGCGACAATTTTAA
- the grpE gene encoding nucleotide exchange factor GrpE, whose amino-acid sequence MSHPHAAQLQTLMAQANVSDVIQLAAYSRVAARQIYRLQAGLIHSIPVEAVVKLAQYFDQSVDEFLALFLPTGIQPLEFTPKTTQATGVDPAELEALQAEGDRLRGQLETQAINHAEEIEQLQHHLQAQQQEYTDKIDHLQQQLAAQAEAQAQQEETLKAEYARLESQLDSQQAQNEQRWQQEALDILEAWLLQWSAAAKAAQDNAQFPARTLVALTQPFEQLLASWDVTPIGTVGEIVDYDPQEHQLVKNHGDVGPGDAVVIQNAGYRQGDRLLHRAKVIHPEAVKA is encoded by the coding sequence ATGAGCCATCCCCACGCTGCCCAACTTCAAACCCTCATGGCCCAAGCCAATGTGAGCGATGTTATTCAACTGGCGGCCTATTCGCGGGTCGCGGCGCGGCAAATTTACCGACTGCAAGCCGGACTCATTCACAGCATCCCCGTCGAAGCCGTGGTGAAATTGGCTCAATATTTCGATCAATCGGTGGATGAATTTCTCGCTCTGTTTCTCCCCACAGGGATTCAGCCCTTAGAATTTACCCCCAAAACAACTCAAGCAACTGGCGTTGACCCCGCTGAACTCGAAGCACTCCAGGCAGAGGGCGATCGCCTCCGCGGCCAACTAGAAACCCAGGCCATTAACCACGCCGAGGAAATCGAGCAACTTCAACATCATCTCCAAGCCCAGCAGCAGGAATATACCGATAAAATCGACCACCTCCAGCAACAATTAGCCGCCCAGGCCGAAGCTCAGGCCCAGCAAGAAGAAACCCTCAAGGCCGAATACGCCCGCTTAGAAAGCCAACTCGACAGCCAACAAGCCCAAAACGAGCAACGCTGGCAACAGGAAGCCCTGGATATCCTCGAAGCGTGGCTGTTGCAATGGTCTGCCGCCGCCAAGGCCGCCCAGGATAATGCCCAGTTCCCTGCTAGAACCCTTGTGGCCCTCACCCAACCCTTTGAGCAACTCCTCGCGAGTTGGGACGTGACTCCCATCGGCACCGTCGGCGAAATTGTGGACTATGACCCCCAAGAGCATCAATTGGTGAAAAATCACGGTGATGTCGGCCCAGGGGATGCGGTGGTGATTCAAAATGCGGGCTACCGTCAAGGCGATCGCCTTTTACATCGCGCCAAGGTGATCCACCCCGAAGCCGTTAAAGCCTAG
- a CDS encoding SRPBCC family protein, whose amino-acid sequence MSGWLEHSVQVEVDAPIDLVWELWSDLEQMPQWMKWIDSVVILKDNPDLSRWKLASGSFEFTWLSRIVKVVEHQIIQWESIDGLPNRGAIRFYDRHGKTIVRLSIAYDIPGILGQVMDNLFLGRVVESTIQADLHRFRDYVRNLQEQSPTSV is encoded by the coding sequence ATGTCAGGTTGGCTAGAGCACAGCGTACAGGTAGAAGTTGACGCCCCCATCGATCTCGTTTGGGAACTCTGGTCAGATCTCGAACAAATGCCCCAGTGGATGAAATGGATTGATTCTGTGGTGATCCTTAAGGACAATCCGGATCTGTCCCGCTGGAAATTAGCCAGTGGCTCCTTCGAATTTACCTGGCTTTCTCGCATTGTAAAAGTCGTTGAGCATCAAATTATCCAGTGGGAATCCATTGATGGCCTGCCAAATCGGGGGGCGATTCGTTTCTATGATCGCCATGGCAAAACCATTGTTCGCCTCAGCATTGCCTACGATATCCCCGGTATTTTAGGACAGGTAATGGATAATCTCTTTTTAGGCCGGGTCGTGGAATCAACGATCCAAGCCGATCTCCATCGCTTCCGGGATTACGTTAGAAATCTCCAAGAACAATCGCCTACTTCTGTATAG
- a CDS encoding Coenzyme F420 hydrogenase/dehydrogenase, beta subunit C-terminal domain codes for MTAQIPAHKKAKGLPRGSVRPAKALCSDCGLCDTHFIHYVKEACAFLNQQFDKLETKVHGRKRDLDQEQEMYFGVHQKMVAARKTDPIEGAQWTGIVSSLACKMLEEKLVEGVVCVQSSPDDRFQPMPIIATTPEEILAARVNKPTLSPNLTILEQIEQGGFKKLLVIGVGCQIQALRAVQDKLGLEKLYVLGLPCVDNVTRAGLQKFLDTTSRSPETVVYYEFMQDFKVHFKHEDGSTETVPFFGLKTNQLKDVFAPSCMSCFDYTNGLADLVVGYMGAPFGWQWMVVRNETGQEMFDLVADQIETQPVSSKGDRRAAVQNSIPAYDKGVTLPMWAAKLMGVVIEKIGPKGLEYAKFSIDSHFTRNYLYTRRNYPGKLEAHVPEFAKKIVAQYELPKD; via the coding sequence ATGACTGCCCAAATTCCTGCCCACAAGAAAGCGAAAGGTTTACCCCGGGGGAGCGTCCGTCCGGCCAAGGCCCTGTGTAGTGACTGCGGCCTCTGTGATACCCATTTTATCCACTATGTTAAAGAAGCCTGTGCTTTTCTCAATCAGCAGTTTGACAAGCTCGAAACCAAGGTACATGGTCGCAAGCGGGATCTAGACCAAGAGCAGGAAATGTATTTTGGCGTGCATCAAAAAATGGTCGCCGCCCGGAAAACAGATCCCATCGAAGGGGCGCAATGGACGGGGATTGTTAGTTCCCTCGCCTGCAAGATGCTCGAAGAAAAACTGGTAGAAGGGGTCGTTTGTGTGCAGAGTTCTCCGGATGACCGTTTTCAGCCGATGCCAATCATCGCCACTACCCCAGAGGAAATTCTCGCCGCCCGGGTCAATAAGCCAACTCTTTCGCCAAATTTGACGATCCTAGAGCAGATTGAACAGGGTGGGTTCAAAAAACTATTGGTGATTGGTGTGGGTTGCCAGATCCAAGCTTTGCGGGCGGTGCAGGATAAATTGGGCCTTGAAAAACTTTATGTTTTGGGTTTGCCCTGTGTGGATAATGTCACTCGCGCGGGTCTACAAAAATTTCTCGATACCACCAGTCGATCGCCTGAAACCGTCGTCTATTACGAGTTTATGCAGGACTTTAAGGTGCATTTTAAGCATGAGGATGGTTCTACGGAAACAGTCCCCTTCTTTGGTCTAAAAACCAATCAATTGAAGGATGTGTTTGCACCGTCTTGCATGAGTTGCTTTGACTATACCAACGGTTTAGCGGATCTCGTGGTGGGTTACATGGGTGCCCCCTTCGGTTGGCAGTGGATGGTCGTGCGCAACGAAACGGGCCAGGAAATGTTTGATCTCGTCGCCGATCAAATTGAAACGCAGCCGGTTAGTTCTAAAGGCGATCGCCGGGCCGCTGTGCAAAATAGTATTCCTGCTTACGATAAAGGCGTAACGCTACCAATGTGGGCGGCGAAACTGATGGGAGTTGTGATCGAAAAAATTGGCCCGAAGGGCTTAGAGTACGCCAAATTTTCCATTGATTCTCATTTTACGCGGAACTATCTTTATACCCGCCGCAATTACCCAGGTAAGCTAGAAGCCCATGTGCCAGAGTTCGCGAAAAAGATCGTCGCCCAGTACGAACTCCCCAAGGACTAG
- a CDS encoding RNA-guided endonuclease TnpB family protein has translation MVTRRITYRLYPSRQQQKKLHYWRRLHCSLYNAAIANRKTQYQKFNHSVDYFEQQNSLPEFKQVWPEFKELGSHALQATLKRVDFAFNRFFKGLGGYPKFKASRRYSGWTYPCGAGWQVETDGQHGFLKLSHLGRMQMRGKARTWGKPTTCTIFFRQGKWYASITVKCKPQREADGGSVGIDLGCKEAITLSTGEQLSKPSFIKVGEVAVKQASKQLRRKRAPNRNKRVKASRRWQKARRQVSMRQRKITRQREDWLHQITSDIVSGNSLVAGEQLNVKNMTRKAKKGSKRKAQKTGLNRSILSVGFGMIGSMLEYKLAEAGGFYVESPTRTLKPSQRCAKCWELTPKTLADRVHICSNPNCGHREDRDINAAQVNLAWARGQELASSVAEPPSSTDCGSMRQLGVMKRRKLHAS, from the coding sequence ATGGTAACACGCCGAATCACTTACAGGCTCTATCCAAGTCGCCAACAGCAAAAAAAGCTGCACTATTGGCGGCGCTTACATTGCAGTTTGTATAACGCGGCAATAGCTAATCGCAAAACCCAGTACCAAAAGTTCAATCATTCCGTTGATTACTTTGAGCAGCAAAATAGTTTGCCGGAGTTCAAGCAAGTATGGCCAGAATTTAAAGAACTGGGTTCCCATGCCCTACAGGCAACGTTAAAGCGAGTGGACTTTGCCTTCAACCGATTTTTTAAGGGATTGGGGGGATATCCAAAGTTCAAGGCATCTCGGAGATATTCGGGGTGGACATATCCCTGCGGGGCAGGTTGGCAGGTAGAAACAGATGGTCAGCATGGCTTTCTCAAGTTGAGCCACTTAGGCAGAATGCAAATGAGAGGGAAAGCTCGCACCTGGGGAAAACCAACAACTTGCACAATTTTCTTCCGCCAGGGCAAGTGGTATGCCTCAATCACCGTCAAATGTAAGCCGCAGCGGGAAGCTGACGGGGGATCTGTGGGGATTGATTTAGGTTGCAAGGAAGCGATTACCCTTTCTACAGGGGAGCAACTATCAAAGCCTAGCTTTATCAAAGTCGGTGAAGTTGCCGTAAAGCAAGCATCCAAGCAACTCAGACGAAAGCGTGCACCAAACCGAAATAAGCGAGTTAAAGCATCGCGGCGGTGGCAAAAAGCGAGACGGCAGGTATCAATGCGGCAACGCAAAATTACCCGTCAGCGCGAAGATTGGCTGCATCAAATCACAAGCGACATAGTCAGCGGTAATAGCCTGGTTGCAGGTGAGCAGTTAAACGTCAAAAACATGACCCGCAAAGCCAAAAAAGGCAGCAAACGGAAAGCTCAAAAAACAGGGCTTAACCGCTCCATTCTCTCGGTTGGCTTCGGCATGATTGGTTCAATGCTGGAATACAAGCTGGCAGAGGCAGGAGGATTTTATGTGGAGTCCCCGACAAGGACGCTTAAGCCCTCTCAGCGTTGCGCTAAATGTTGGGAGCTAACGCCAAAGACATTGGCAGACAGGGTACATATTTGCTCAAACCCAAACTGTGGCCACAGGGAGGATAGAGATATCAATGCAGCTCAGGTTAATTTAGCCTGGGCAAGGGGTCAGGAACTGGCCTCTTCAGTCGCGGAGCCGCCAAGCTCTACCGATTGCGGAAGCATGAGGCAACTTGGGGTGATGAAACGACGGAAACTCCATGCCTCTTAG